In Bremerella alba, one DNA window encodes the following:
- a CDS encoding formylmethanofuran dehydrogenase subunit C — MKLRLRHDITVGLDLRGVLPTRLLPMSLDEAAKVAVWEGNHRVQLGELFDVERETRREDTLRIIGDLAKADHVGADLDGGTLFVQGAVGNHAGQEMRKGSLYIHGHVGNNLAAGMKSGFLKVLGNVGDRVGAPLPGENRGMAGGNIFILGSAGNEVGNRMRRGTIAITNDCGDYLGYEMLAGTIFVGGTAGTSVGLMMRRGTIILHGNQRGDLMPGFVHACRFKPAMMQPLARSFAQQEVPEVARLISQADYDLFHGDLAQMGRGELLLPA; from the coding sequence ATGAAACTACGCCTACGTCACGATATCACGGTTGGCCTCGATCTACGAGGCGTGCTGCCGACGCGTCTCTTGCCGATGTCGCTCGACGAGGCTGCGAAGGTTGCTGTCTGGGAAGGGAATCATCGCGTTCAGCTGGGCGAATTATTCGATGTCGAAAGGGAGACGCGTCGGGAAGATACGCTCAGGATCATCGGAGACCTAGCGAAGGCCGATCACGTCGGGGCAGACCTGGATGGCGGAACGTTGTTCGTGCAAGGTGCTGTCGGCAATCATGCTGGCCAAGAGATGCGCAAGGGATCGCTTTATATTCATGGGCATGTCGGCAACAACCTGGCCGCAGGCATGAAGAGTGGATTTCTGAAGGTCTTGGGCAACGTGGGTGATCGCGTCGGGGCACCACTGCCTGGAGAGAATCGAGGCATGGCCGGAGGCAATATTTTCATTTTGGGGTCGGCTGGTAACGAAGTCGGAAACCGCATGCGACGCGGAACGATTGCCATTACCAACGATTGCGGCGACTATCTCGGGTACGAGATGCTGGCCGGAACGATCTTTGTTGGCGGCACGGCAGGCACGAGCGTTGGGCTTATGATGCGTCGCGGGACGATTATTTTGCATGGGAACCAGCGTGGCGATTTGATGCCAGGGTTTGTGCACGCCTGTCGATTTAAGCCAGCCATGATGCAGCCGCTTGCCAGAAGTTTTGCCCAACAGGAAGTGCCGGAAGTCGCTCGCCTGATCTCCCAGGCAGACTACGATCTCTTTCATGGTGACCTGGCCCAAATGGGGCGAGGTGAGCTTCTTTTGCCGGCTTAG
- the mobA gene encoding molybdenum cofactor guanylyltransferase, giving the protein MTTLPRSQRAALIVCGGESRRMGQSKPHLPFGQETMLERVVRIVSPTVEEVVLLTSKVQELPQLPYDCVELPDRVVQQGPAAAIYEGLKYVTGWSEAAIVLGCDLPLVTQPAIEYLFAQLATHDAVMPRHEGLPQPLAAVYANRVMDTFEKVLSTGNQRLLACIEPLETCWIDARELTGVDPNLGLLKNVNTPDAYRQALQIAGLKHPLEDETPNRE; this is encoded by the coding sequence ATGACCACCCTGCCCCGATCTCAGCGAGCCGCTTTAATCGTCTGTGGCGGTGAAAGCCGCCGCATGGGGCAATCTAAACCACATCTCCCCTTTGGCCAAGAAACGATGCTCGAGCGAGTCGTGCGCATTGTTTCGCCCACCGTAGAAGAGGTCGTGCTGCTGACGAGCAAGGTACAAGAACTTCCGCAGCTACCGTACGACTGCGTCGAATTGCCCGATCGTGTCGTACAACAAGGCCCAGCGGCAGCCATCTACGAAGGCCTGAAGTACGTGACCGGCTGGTCTGAAGCGGCAATCGTGTTAGGGTGCGATTTGCCCTTGGTAACCCAACCAGCGATCGAATACCTCTTCGCGCAGCTTGCCACGCACGATGCCGTGATGCCGCGTCACGAGGGCCTGCCTCAACCTTTGGCCGCAGTCTACGCCAATAGAGTGATGGACACTTTCGAGAAAGTTCTATCCACCGGTAACCAACGACTTCTGGCCTGCATCGAACCGCTGGAAACGTGTTGGATCGACGCGCGCGAGTTGACTGGCGTCGATCCTAATCTGGGCTTATTAAAAAATGTCAACACGCCGGACGCCTATCGCCAGGCACTGCAAATCGCTGGCCTGAAACATCCACTAGAAGACGAAACGCCTAATCGAGAATAG
- a CDS encoding DinB family protein: MADAAQWELTKQRIAATDKMFRDFIDGLEPELWFRMPAEGVTHIAWQVGHITIVNYSLGMMRIRGKRAEDAALMPESYAANFGRGSVPSQDQTIYPSPERLVEIYKKLSDQLFEELETYTLEQLDEPSLPEHPLFKTKFDTLVFLPYHTMMHLGQMGLLRRLSGKPPLR; the protein is encoded by the coding sequence ATGGCTGACGCAGCTCAATGGGAATTGACCAAACAGCGGATCGCCGCTACCGACAAAATGTTTCGTGACTTCATCGATGGCTTAGAGCCAGAGCTCTGGTTTCGCATGCCGGCCGAAGGAGTCACGCATATCGCCTGGCAGGTAGGACACATCACCATCGTCAACTATAGCCTGGGAATGATGCGAATCCGCGGCAAACGCGCCGAAGACGCTGCCCTAATGCCGGAGAGCTACGCCGCGAATTTCGGTCGCGGCAGCGTTCCCTCGCAGGATCAAACAATTTATCCATCGCCGGAACGCCTCGTTGAAATCTACAAAAAGCTCAGCGACCAACTGTTCGAAGAATTAGAAACGTACACACTCGAGCAACTCGACGAGCCAAGCCTGCCGGAACACCCGCTCTTCAAAACCAAGTTCGATACGCTCGTGTTCCTGCCCTACCACACAATGATGCACCTAGGACAAATGGGCCTCTTACGCCGCCTCTCCGGCAAACCCCCACTTCGCTAA